One window from the genome of Trichoplusia ni isolate ovarian cell line Hi5 chromosome 13, tn1, whole genome shotgun sequence encodes:
- the LOC113500329 gene encoding lysoplasmalogenase-like (The sequence of the model RefSeq protein was modified relative to this genomic sequence to represent the inferred CDS: added 21 bases not found in genome assembly), translating into MFSPVDLVKRVSVGGRLVPFFKCVCVYFVALGAGGAGGAGEGGAPSPGAVAAKCAPVLCLLLAVLLPQSAPHKSVYAHRVAAGLALSALGDALLLWPQHFVAGMAAFAGAHGAYIAAFGWARRAAGAGLALLLAALLFARALRPPPALAALVPLYALLLAAMAWRGAARGGAAAAGALLFLLSDAILGYGLFGAGGALPGQQVLVMSTYYLGQLFIALSALRPPPAPAAPLAKAA; encoded by the exons GTGAAGCGCGTGAGCGTGGGCGGGCGACTGGTGCCGTTCTTCAAGTGTGTCTGCGTGTACTTCGTGGCGCTGGGCGcagggggcgcggggggcgcgggcgaggGGGGCGCGCCCTCCCCCGGCGCTGTGGCCGCCAAGTGCGCGCCCGTGCTGTGCCTGCTGCTGGCCGTGCTGTTGCCGCAGTCCGCGCCGCACAA GAGCGTGTACGCGCACCGCGTCGCGGCGGGGCTGGCGCTGTCGGCGCTGGGCGACGCGCTGCTGCTGTGGCCGCAGCACTTCGTGGCGGGCATGGCGGCCTTCGCGGGAGCGCACGGCGCCTACATCGCGGCGTTCGgctgggcgcggcgcgcggcgggcgcggggctggcgctgctgctggcGGCGCTGCTGTTCGCGCGCGCGCTgcggccgccgcccgcgctggccgcgctggTGCCGCTGTACGCGCTGCTGCTGGCCGCCATGGCgtggcgcggcgcggcgcgcggcggggcggcggcggcgggcgcgctgctgTTCCTGCTCTCCGACGCCATCTTGGGCTACGGGCTGttcggcgcgggcggcgcgctgcCGGGCCAGCAGGTGCTCGTCATGTCCACCTACTACCTCGGCCAGCTGTTCATCGCGCTGAGCGCGCTCaggccgccgcccgcgcccgccgcgcccctcGCCAAGGCGGCCTAG
- the LOC113500328 gene encoding charged multivesicular body protein 2a, which translates to MEWLFGHRMTPEEMLRKNQRALNKAMRDLDRERMKMEQQEKKVIADIKKLAKEGQMDAVKIMAKDLVRTRRYVRKFMLMKANIQAVSLKIQTLKSQNTMAQAMRGVTRAMATMNRQLNMPQIQKILQEFEKQSEIMDMKEEMMSDSIDEAMEADDDEEESDAVVSQILDELGLQLNDTLSGLPQATGSLAVSGRGAAAAAPVALAGGSGGGAAPDADAELQARLDNLRRE; encoded by the exons ATGGAGTGGTTATTTGGTCACCGGATGACTCCGGAGGAGATGTTACGCAAAAACCAGCGTGCGCTGAACAAGGCCATGAGGGACCTGGACCGGGAGCGCATGAAGATGGAGCAGCAGGAGAAGAAAGTCATCGCTGATATCAAGAAACTGGCAAAAGAAGGACAGATG GATGCGGTCAAGATAATGGCAAAAGACCTGGTGCGTACCCGTCGCTACGTGAGGAAGTTCATGCTAATGAAGGCCAACATCCAGGCCGTGTCCCTCAAGATCCAGACTCTGAAGTCACAGAACACGATGGCGCAGGCAATGCGCGGCGTCACACGCGCCATGGCCACCATGAACAGACAGCTCAACATGCCGCAGATACAGAAGATATTACAG GAGTTTGAAAAGCAATCAGAGATTATGGACATGAAGGAGGAGATGATGAGCGACTCTATCGACGAGGCTATGGAGGCGGACGACGACGAGGAGGAGAG CGACGCGGTGGTGTCGCAGATCCTGGACGAGCTGGGGCTGCAGCTGAACGACACGCTGTCGGGGCTGCCGCAGGCCACGGGCTCGCTGGCCGTGTCGG ggcgcggcgcggcggcggcggcgccggtgGCGCTGGCGGGCGGCTCGGGGGGGGGCGCGGCGCCCGACGCCGACGCCGAGCTGCAGGCGCGCCTCGACAACCTGCGCCGCGAGTGA
- the LOC113500325 gene encoding replication factor C subunit 2 — protein sequence MSDTDVMEVDEIPSKPSKSQVGSSGSKAVSHLPWIEKYRPITFSDVVGNEDTVSRLAVFARTGNAPNIIIAGPPGVGKTTTILCLARALLGASFRDAVLELNASNDRGIDVVRNKIKMFAQQKVTLPPGRHKMVILDEADSMTEGAQQALRRTMELYSHTTRFALAANNSEKIIEPIQSRCAVLRYSRLTDAQILAKVLEVCEKEQLSYTEEGLNAVVFTAQGDLRAALNNLQATAQGFAHVSADHVFKVCDEPHPMLVRGMLAACARRDIHEAYKVIAKLCKLGYAAEDIVSNVFRVCKTLDVDEATRLAFAREVGLTQLRVADGLSSPLQLAGLLARCCRAAAPPPRSGF from the exons atgaGTGATACCGATGTAATGGAAGTGGATGAAATACCATCAAAGCCTTCCAAGTCCCAAGTTGGCAGCAGCGGCTCGAAAGCAGTATCCCATTTACCGTGGATAGAGAAGTACCGGCCTATAACGTTCAGCGATGTTGTTGGCAATGAGGACACCGTGTCGAGGCTGGCCGTGTTCGCGCGCACGGGGAACGCGCCCAACATCATCATCGCGGGCCCGCCCGGCGTGGGCAAGACCACCACCATCCTATGcctggcgcgcgcgctgctgggCGCCTCCTTCCGCGACGCCGTACTTGAGCTCAACGCCTCTAACGACCGCGGCATCGACGTCGTGCGCAACAAGATCAAGATGTTTGCACAACAAAAG GTGACACTACCACCTGGACGACATAAGATGGTGATCCTGGACGAGGCGGACAGCATGACGGAGGGCGCCCAGCAGGCGCTGCGCCGCACCATGGAGCTGTACTCGCATACCACGCGCTTCGCTCTGGCCGCCAACAACTCCGAGAAGATTATAGAGCCCATACAGTCGCGCTGCGCGGTACTGCGGTACTCGCGCCTCACTGACGCGCAGATACTCGCAAAG GTCTTGGAGGTGTGCGAAAAGGAGCAGCTGTCGTACACGGAGGAGGGGCTGAACGCGGTGGTGTTCACTGCGCAGGGCGACCTGCGCGCCGCGCTCAACAACCTGCAGGCCACGGCGCAAGGCTTCGCGCACGTCAGCGCCGACCACGTGTTCAAGGTGTGCGACGAGCCACACCCCATGCTGGTGCGGGGCATGCTGGCCGCCTGCGCGCGCCGCGACATCCACGAGGCCTACAAGGTCATCGCCAAGCTGTGCAAGCTGGGCTACGCGGCCGAGGACATCGTCAGCAACGTGTTCCGCGTTTGCAAGACGCTGGACGTGGACGAGGCCACGCGGCTGGCGTTCGCGCGAGAGGTGGGGCTGACGCAGCTGCGCGTGGCGGACGGCCTGAGCTCGCCGCTGCAGCTGGCGGGTCTGCTGGCGCGCTGctgccgcgccgccgccccgcCGCCCCGTAGCGGCTTCTGA
- the LOC113500327 gene encoding glucosamine-6-phosphate isomerase isoform X2 translates to MRLIILEDAGVVADWAARFVLQRITQFAPGPGRHFVLGLPTGGTPLGMYRRLIDFYKEGRLSFKYVTTFNMDEYVGLPRDHPESYHYYMWNEFFKHVDIDPGNAHVLDGNAADLVGECRRFEELIAAAGGVHLFIGGIGPDGHIAFNEPGSSLVSRTRVKTLAYDTLEANKRFFGNDISKVPRQALTVGVGTVMDAKEVMILITGVHKSLALAKAVEEGVNHMWTVSAFQQHAQALFVCDEDATLELRVKTVKYFKSLMTEHNKLLEIKR, encoded by the exons ATGCGCCTGATCATCCTGGAGGACGCGGGCGTGGTGGCGGACTGGGCGGCGCGCTTCGTACTGCAGCGCATCACGCAGTTCGCGCCCGGCCCGGGGAGGCACTTCGTGCTGGGCCTGCCCACCGGCGGGACGCCGCTCGGCATGTACCGCCGGCTCATCGACTTCTACAAGGAGGGCCGCCTGTCCTTCAAGTACGTCACCACCTTCAACATGGACGAGTACGTCG GTCTGCCGCGCGACCACCCCGAGTCCTACCACTACTACATGTGGAACGAGTTCTTCAAGCACGTGGACATCGACCCCGGTAACGCGCACGTGCTGGACGGGAACGCGGCCGACCTGGTGGGCGAGTGCCGCCGCTTCGAGGAGCTGatcgcggcggcgggcggcgtgcACCTGTTCATCGGCGGCATCGGGCCCGACGGACACATCGCCTTCAACGAGCCGGGCTCGTCGCTGGTGTCGCGCACGCGCGTCAAGACGCTCGCCTACGACACGCTCGAGGCCAACAAGCGCTTCTTCGGCAACGACATCAGCAAGGTGCCGCGCCAGGCGCTCACTGTCGGCGTAGGCACCGTCATGGACGCCAAAGAG GTGATGATCCTGATCACGGGCGTGCACAAGTCGCTGGCGCTGGCCAAGGCCGTGGAGGAAGGCGTCAACCACATGTGGACGGTGTCGGCCTTCCAGCAGCACGCGCAGGCGCTGTTCGTGTGCGACGAGGACGCCACGCTCGAGCTGCGCGTCAAGACCGTCAAGTACTTCAAG AGCCTCATGACGGAGCACAACAAGCTGCTGGAGATCAAGCGGTGA
- the LOC113500327 gene encoding glucosamine-6-phosphate isomerase isoform X1, producing MRLIILEDAGVVADWAARFVLQRITQFAPGPGRHFVLGLPTGGTPLGMYRRLIDFYKEGRLSFKYVTTFNMDEYVGLPRDHPESYHYYMWNEFFKHVDIDPGNAHVLDGNAADLVGECRRFEELIAAAGGVHLFIGGIGPDGHIAFNEPGSSLVSRTRVKTLAYDTLEANKRFFGNDISKVPRQALTVGVGTVMDAKEVMILITGVHKSLALAKAVEEGVNHMWTVSAFQQHAQALFVCDEDATLELRVKTVKYFKALSEEHQKMIDGVPVDEQRVLH from the exons ATGCGCCTGATCATCCTGGAGGACGCGGGCGTGGTGGCGGACTGGGCGGCGCGCTTCGTACTGCAGCGCATCACGCAGTTCGCGCCCGGCCCGGGGAGGCACTTCGTGCTGGGCCTGCCCACCGGCGGGACGCCGCTCGGCATGTACCGCCGGCTCATCGACTTCTACAAGGAGGGCCGCCTGTCCTTCAAGTACGTCACCACCTTCAACATGGACGAGTACGTCG GTCTGCCGCGCGACCACCCCGAGTCCTACCACTACTACATGTGGAACGAGTTCTTCAAGCACGTGGACATCGACCCCGGTAACGCGCACGTGCTGGACGGGAACGCGGCCGACCTGGTGGGCGAGTGCCGCCGCTTCGAGGAGCTGatcgcggcggcgggcggcgtgcACCTGTTCATCGGCGGCATCGGGCCCGACGGACACATCGCCTTCAACGAGCCGGGCTCGTCGCTGGTGTCGCGCACGCGCGTCAAGACGCTCGCCTACGACACGCTCGAGGCCAACAAGCGCTTCTTCGGCAACGACATCAGCAAGGTGCCGCGCCAGGCGCTCACTGTCGGCGTAGGCACCGTCATGGACGCCAAAGAG GTGATGATCCTGATCACGGGCGTGCACAAGTCGCTGGCGCTGGCCAAGGCCGTGGAGGAAGGCGTCAACCACATGTGGACGGTGTCGGCCTTCCAGCAGCACGCGCAGGCGCTGTTCGTGTGCGACGAGGACGCCACGCTCGAGCTGCGCGTCAAGACCGTCAAGTACTTCAAG GCGCTGAGCGAGGAGCACCAGAAGATGATCGACGGCGTGCCCGTGGACGAGCAGCGCGTGTTGCACTAG
- the LOC113500246 gene encoding E3 ubiquitin-protein ligase TRIM33, which produces MENVNFHSGGEDIVIERDLMDLGPLLGVTIKEEVQDELPDPSLPPATARNARSTPDGGAEGGAVGAGSPGGAADAGKGSSADSLASPGARPPLSATRCVLCNTALALAEGTPKLMECLHSACEPCIKAKLDEKQASSRDFLGAERVTVTCPACRLQCQVANMIDQRFVIEKMAVEQAGSNGGVIGEQQCNSCEDTEPATSYCVDCAEFICDNCVHAHQRLKITKEHTIKSKEEAVAELQAAQGGATSAHDMFCAEHTQERLTLFCETCDRLTCRDCQLQHHRDHKYQFSTEMAAQARANISSLLSEVSYKRVLLGSAMKVIRDRQQLIADKKKSLVHEITQTVVKLTNAINTRGKQLVLRLNEVCDAKQRTLTEKKEALEQLAGITDHCVGFVGAALEGSDTAVLHAKRAVCAHLQRIKSRRADIPNPEIPVRIALALDKLPELLRVLAGIGAIVVDGKLDAGAAPAQGPYHPPAPPRPSPRPPRRRPPPWSRCSTWPCTRSVCLAAAPRGPSLPTNPTCDSCATLFHASDVGSLPGQCGRGVLYRFDKSGAFPQQSYAQAGAGGGYLPLAGLRARPTPLRHAHVTSTTHPHHLHGSWRARSPPPAAPPAPPGVSEMNLRGLLNAQSQRAAPRALPPALPAHPAQLAMQHAYHQMMGAYSPGGYGGSAGPTGRRSGGPRTPSPAPPPAYHQHQQLQHPQPPQQHQPAAKWHIPQQGLANGGFEASAASTLSGGQDFKITLGRSNRAPAALASVTSTNPKTPSPSLAGGVPGELDKVCAASVQDLMATIAKLDSNGVQVVAEPEPASPAPPVHSSTDAAPGDPNEDWCAVCMDGGELMCCDRCPKVFHQYCHIPTIDKLPDETETWQCLLCVNFAELAPEPEAAGGLGPRARRLVERLTLELYCQYEASLPFREPVSPDNAHYHAKIPQPMCLDMIRMKLQPRSPQRYTHVAQFVADARLLFRNAYRYNPVDSSIYKDAKRLEEFFDAQLAKFLPEYVYWSGEGEPPAKRPRAH; this is translated from the exons ATGGAAAACGTAAACTTTCATTCGGGTGGGGAGGATATCGTCATCGAGCGGGACCTGATGGACCTGGGCCCGCTGCTCGGCGTCACCATCAAGGAGGAGGTGCAGGACGAGCTGCCCGACCCGAGCTTGCCGCCGGCCACCGCACGCAAT GCTCGCAGCACGCCAGACGGCGGTGCGGAGGGCGGCGCGGTGGGCGCGGGGTCGCCGGGCGGCGCGGCCGACGCGGGCAAGGGCTCCAGCGCGGACTCGCTGGCGTCGCCCGGCGCGCGCCCCCCGCTGTCGGCCACGCGCTGCGTGCTCTGCAACACCGCGCTGGCGCTGGCTGAAGGCACTCCTAAGCTCATGGAATGCCTGCATTCAGCGTGTGAGCCGTGCATTAAAGCCAAGCTCGACGAGAAGCAAGCCAGCTCTCGAGACTTCCTAG GTGCAGAGCGCGTAACGGTAACATGCCCCGCGTGTCGCCTGCAGTGCCAGGTGGCAAATATGATTGACCAACGGTTTGtgatagagaagatggctgtgGAGCAGGCTGGCAGCAATG GCGGCGTCATTGGCGAGCAGCAGTGCAATAGTTGCGAGGACACGGAGCCCGCCACCAGTTACTGCGTGGACTGCGCCGAGTTCATCTGCGACAACTGCGTGCACGCACATCAAAG GTTGAAGATCACGAAGGAGCACACCATCAAATCGAAGGAGGAGGCGGTAGCGGAACTGCAGGCGGCGCAGGGCGGCGCCACCAGCGCTCATGACATGTTCTGCGCAGAGCACACGCAG GAGCGGCTGACGCTGTTCTGCGAGACCTGCGACCGTCTGACGTGCCGCGACTGCCAGCTGCAGCACCACCGAGACCACAAGTACCAGTTCAGCACCGAGATGGCCGCGCAG GCGCGCGCCAACATAAGTTCGCTGCTATCGGAGGTGAGCTACAAGCGCGTGCTGCTGGGATCCGCCATGAAAGTGATTCGTGACCGCCAGCAGCTCATCGCCGACAAGAAGAAATCGCTCGTGCACGAGATCACGCAGACTGTCGTTAA GTTGACGAACGCCATCAACACGCGCGGCAAGCAGCTGGTGCTGCGGCTGAACGAGGTGTGCGACGCCAAGCAGCGCACGCTGACGGAGAAGAAGGAGGCGCTGGAGCAGCTGGCCGGCATCACGGACCACTGCGTGGGCTTCGTGGGCGCGGCGCTGGAGGGCTCCGACACGGCCGTGCTGCACGCCAAGCGCGCCGTGTGCGCGCACCTGCAGCGCATCAAGTCGCGCCGCGCCGACATCCCCAACCCCGAGATCCCCGTGCGCATCGCGCTGGCGCTGGACAAGCTGCCCGAGCTGCTGCGCGTGCTGGCCGGCATCGGCGCCATCGTGGTGGACGGCAAGCTGGacgccggcgccgcgcccgcgcagGGCCCCTACcacccgcccgcgcccccgcgcccgagcccgcgccccccgcgccgccgccctccGCCATGGTCGCGCTGCAGCACGTGGCCATGCACCAGGTCTGTATGCCTCGCCGCCGCCCCTCGCGGCCCCTCGCTCCCCACTAACCCTACTTGTGACTCATGTGCGACATTGTTCCATGCATCAGACGTTGGCTCGCTACCAGGTCAGTGTGGTCGCGGTGTCTTG tacAG ATTTGATAAGAGTGGTGCGTTCCCCCAGCAGTCGTACGCgcaggcgggcgcgggcggcggctaCCTGCCGCTGGcggggctgcgcgcgcgcccCACGCCGCTGCGCCATGCCCACGTGACCTCCACCACGCACCCGCACCACCTGCACGGCAGctggcgcgcgcgcagcccgccgcccgccgcgccccccgcgccccccggcGTCAGCGAGATGAACCTGCGCGGCCTGCTCAACGCGCAGTCGCAgcgcgccgcgccccgcgccctgCCGCCCGCGCTGCCCGCGCACCCCGCGCAGCTCGCCATGCAGCACGCCTACCACCAGA TGATGGGCGCCTACTCGCCGGGCGGCTACGGCGGCTCCGCGGGCCCCACGGGGCGCCGCAGCGGCGGGCCCCGCACGCCGtcccccgcgccgccgcccgcctacCACCAGCACCAGCAGCTGCAGCACCCGCAGCCGCCGCAGCAGCACCAACCCGCCGCCAAGTGGCACATCCCGCAGCAAGGACTAGCCAACG GGGGCTTCGAGGCGAGTGCGGCGTCGACCCTGAGCGGCGGGCAGGACTTCAAGATTACGCTGGGCCGGAGCaaccgcgcgcccgccgcgctggCGTCCGTGACGTCCACCAACCCCAAGACGCCCAGCCCCAGCCTGGCGGGCGGCGTGCCCGGCGAGCTGGACAAGGTGTGTGCGGCCTCGGTGCAGGACCTCATGGCCACCATCGCCAAGCTGGACTCCAACGGCGTGCAGGTGGTGGCGGAGCCCGAGCCGGcgtcgcccgcgccgcccgtGCACTCGTCCACGGACGCGGCGCCCGGCGACCCCAACGAGGACTGGTGCGCCGTCTGCATGGACGGCGGCGAGCTCATGTGCTGCGACCGCTGCCCCAAGGTGTTCCACCAGTACTGCCACATCCCCACCATCGACAAGCTGCCCGACGAGACCGAGACCTGGCAGTGTCTGCTGTGCGTGAACTTCGCGGAGCTGGCGCCCGAGCCCGAGGCGGCGGGCGGCCTgggcccgcgcgcgcgccgcctggTGGAGCGGCTGACGCTGGAGCTGTACTGCCAGTACGAGGCCAGCCTGCCCTTCCGCGAGCCCGTGTCGCCCGACAACGCGCACTACCACGCCAAGATCCCGCAGCCCATGTGTCTGGACATGATCCGCATGAAGCTGCAGCCGCGCAGCCCGCAGCGCTACACCCACGTGGCGCAGTTCGTGGCCGACGCGCGCCTGCTGTTCCGCAACGCCTACAGGTACAATCCG GTGGACAGCAGTATCTACAAGGATGCCAAGCGGCTGGAAGAGTTCTTCGACGCGCAGCTGGCCAAGTTCCTTCCCGAGTACGTGTACTGGAGCGGCGAGGGCGAGCCGCCCGCCAAGCGCCCACGCGCGCACTAA
- the LOC113500324 gene encoding ADP-ribosylation factor GTPase-activating protein 3, with product MADSGPSKSDIEAIFQRLRSIPSNKVCFDCNAKNPTWSSVTYGVFICLDCSAVHRSLGVHLTFVRSTQLDTNWTWKQLRNMQLGGNVNATQFFRTHGLSTEDARQKYSSRVAQMYRDKLSAMSEQAMKTYGSKLHLEAAAPEPKESKEPEVDWFAEHSDSASTNTSELAITTQVRGSELSAGARLWGSGGDTARAQPARRAQLGARKGGLGATKVAANFDDIEREAIMAEKLKMEAKASESAATLESVEQEVASLRLAYRAPAAAPHADRLGIAQASRVGRSGVSHSATSDMTVIEQEDAPAPRAALDDIDDFTSSFTMIRSEPFGSRSLESLGGSGGGAGGAGRVSPPARPVHSMFSAGPAPGPAAGPAAAASPPPHKSRARRPEPVEDDSAVKKFGSAKAISSAQFFGEQDSSWERDSNLSRFQGSTSISSAEYFGGDAPRAQRQPGFSVAAPDLDEVRESVRAGVTRVAGRLSSLANGVVSSIQERYGY from the exons ATGGCTGACTCTGGGCCTAGTAAAAGCGATATTGAAGCAATTTTTCAAAGATTACGTTCGATTCCTTCGAATAAA GTATGTTTCGACTGCAACGCGAAGAACCCTACGTGGTCATCGGTGACGTACGGAGTGTTCATCTGCCTGGACTGCTCGGCCGTGCACCGCAGCCTCGGCGTGCACCTCACGTTCGTGCGCTCCACGCAGCTCGACACCAACTGGACATGGAAACAGCTCAGGAACATGCAGCTTGGCGGGAACGTCAACGCT ACTCAGTTCTTCCGCACACACGGACTGTCAACAGAAGACGCTAGACAAAAATACAGCTCGAGAGTGGCCCAGATGTACCGTGACAAGCTGAGTGCCATGTCTGAGCAGGCCATGAAGACATATGGCTCCAAG CTCCACCTGGAGGCGGCGGCGCCCGAGCCCAAGGAGAGCAAGGAGCCTGAGGTAGACTGGTTTGCTGAGCACAGCGACTCCGCATCCACTAACACTAGCGAGCTTGCCATCACCACACAG GTGCGGGGCTCGGAGCTGAGCGCGGGCGCGCGCCTGTGGGGCTCGGGCGGCGACAccgcgcgcgcgcagcccgccCGCCGCGCACAG CTGGGCGCTCGTAAAGGCGGGCTCGGCGCGACCAAGGTGGCCGCCAACTTCGACGACATCGAGCGAGAGGCCATCATGGCAGAGAAGCTTAAGATGGAG GCGAAGGCGTCGGAGAGCGCGGCGACGCTGGAGAGCGTGGAGCAGGAGGTGGCGTCGCTGCGGCTCGCCtaccgcgcgcccgccgccgcgccgcacgccgACAGGCTGGGCATCGCGCAGGCCAGCCGCGTCGGTCGCTC CGGCGTGTCGCACTCGGCCACCTCGGACATGACGGTGATCGAGCAGGAGgacgcgcccgcgccccgcgccgcgctcgaCGACATCGATGACTTCACCTCCTCCTTCACCATGATCAG GAGCGAGCCGTTCGGGTCGCGCTCGCTGGAGTCGCTGGGCGGGTCGGGGGGcggggcggggggcgcggggcgcgtgTCCCCGCCCGCGCGGCCCGTGCACAGCATGTTCTCGGCGGGCCCCGCGCCGGGCCCCGCGGCGGGCCCCGCGGCGGCCGCCAGCCCGCCGCCGCACAAgtcgcgcgcgcgccgccccgaGCCCGTCGAGGACGACTCCGCCGTCAAGAAGTTCGGCTCCGCCAAGGCTATCAGCTCCGCGCAGTTCTTCGGAGAACAG GACTCGAGCTGGGAGCGGGACTCGAACCTGTCCCGCTTCCAGGGCAGCACGAGCATCTCGTCTGCGGAGTACTTCGGGGGCGACGCGCCGCGCGCGCAGCGCCAGCCCGGCTTCAGCGTCGCCGCGCCAGACCTCGACGAG GTGCGGGAGTCAGTCCGCGCGGGCGTGACGCGCGTGGCGGGCCGCCTGTCGTCGCTGGCCAACGGCGTCGTGTCCTCCATCCAGGAGCGCTACGGGTACTAG
- the LOC113500164 gene encoding tRNA:m(4)X modification enzyme TRM13 homolog — protein MTDSSVQIQPLSATLTEPQCQYFVVRKKRLCRMTVRPGRHYCGEHEPQPKTDDGQDDTRIPCPNDPKHTVYVSKLEKHLSICNARATEQPPYIVPNINAPTETEGFLRKPLSEIPKETITQVIEKVDLIYETYVKDHITTAQEHPIHSTVMEEFSESDRAESSLRHLRQVSSLLWLVEDEGLVSENTCYVELGAGKGHLSYYACNAWCEEGGASAALLVDRASLRHKRDNKLRGRAALRLRADLAHLALERVPRVAACRALVGLAKHLCGVATDYALRCIAAEGVLDKTRGIVLATCCHHRCERAAFVANRHLQELGISGDEFNVMLGIVSWATCGTGRSRGAAGAEGRAAGAEGRAAGAEGRAAGAEGRAAGAEGRAAAGRRAKRVLDWARVQFLRERGFSATLCRFVPSSVSPENICVVASKRT, from the exons ATGACTGATTCTTCGGTGCAAATTCAGCCATTAAGTGCCACTTTAACTGAACCACAATGTCAATACTTTGTAGTGAGGAAGAAACGATTATGCCGTATGACAGTCCGCCCGGGTCGTCATTATTGCGGCGAACATGAACCTCAACCGAAGACTGATGATGGTCAG GATGACACCCGTATTCCATGTCCAAACGACCCTAAACA CACTGTGTATGTGAGCAAACTAGAGAAGCATCTCTCTATCTGCAATGCCCGGGCCACAGAACAGCCACCATATATTGTTCCCAACATCAATGCCCCCACAGAGACGGAGGGGTTTCTCCGCAAGCCTCTAAGTGAGATACCCAAAGAGACAATCACACAAGTCATAGAGAAAGTTGACTTAATATATGAAA CCTATGTAAAGGATCACATAACAACTGCACAGGAGCACCCCATCCACAGTACAGTGATGGAAGAGTTCTCAGAGAGTGACCGAGCAGAGAGCTCCCTGCGCCACCTGCGTCAAGTGTCCAGCCTGCTGTGGCTAGTGGAGGACGAGGGCCTGGTGTCTGAGAACACATGCTATGTAGAACTAGGGGCTGGTAAag GGCATTTGTCGTACTACGCATGTAACGCTTGGTGTGAGGAgggcggcgcgagcgcggcgctgCTGGTGGACCGCGCGTCGCTGCGGCACAAGCGCGACAACAAGCTGCGCGGCCGCGCGGCGCTGCGCCTGCGGGCGGACCTCGCGCACCTGGCGCTGGAGCGGGTGCCGCGCGTGGCCGCCTGCCGCGCGCTCGTCGGGCTCGCCAAGCATCTGTGCGGGGTCGCCACTG ATTACGCGCTGCGCTGTATCGCGGCGGAGGGCGTGCTGGACAAGACGCGCGGCATCGTGCTGGCCACGTGCTGCCATCACCGCTGCGAGCGCGCCGCCTTCGTCGCCAACCGACACTTACAG GAGTTGGGCATCAGTGGCGACGAGTTCAACGTGATGCTGGGCATCGTGTCGTGGGCCACGTGCGGGACGGGGCGCTcgcggggcgcggcgggggcggaggggcgcgcggcgggggcggaggggcgcgcggcgggggcggaggggcgcgcggcgggggcggaggggcgcgcggcgggggcggaggggcgcgcggcggcggggcggCGCGCCAAGCGGGTGCTGGACTGGGCGCGCGTGCAGTTCCTGCGCGAGCGCGGCTTCTCGGCCACGCTGTGCCGCTTCGTGCCCAGCAGCGTGTCGCCAGAGAACATCTGCGTCGTCGCCAGCAAGCGAACATGA